AATTTACCCTGacactaaaacattagaattaagtttacaatactaccctacCTTCATCCTCAACATTGGTCaaaggtagtttagggatttaaatttatttaactgactgacGTCATCACTtgacaacataaaactaacggtagggactaatttgtcatattggggccTAAATCAGagagtgatttgagttttttcaaaaattagggggtgatctgagttttatttaaaaaccaggaggtgacgtgtaatttatccttttatttttaataatttgcatgtatttggtataatttaaaaaaaaaaaatgactccaaTTTATTAGATTCAATCGTGTAACCTTTGTACCAGTGTTATAGTCAATGAAAATGCAAACAGAGAGGCATTGATTttaatgcaattttttattttaccagGGACTAAATGATCGTTTTACATACAGAGCCTGATTTGTATCTAGACACAGAAACCACGCAACCGGTTATCattttttctctaattttaaaatatatatctCAAAGATTCAAACTGATATTTTTCCCCCAAATGTCAATATTACTACGGTACCAGTGAAGATCAGCAACACTGAAGggtaaaaatgaaaacaaaacaaaacaatcacatcaggaaaaaaaaaaaataaaaaaaacaaaagtcatCAATGGTCAAAGAATTACTCAAACTACATACATTACCTTGCCTTATAGGGTACTGTATAATCTCTATTCGCTtaaagttttcttcttcttcttcttcatttttgttttttggatgcATGTTCGCTTAAAGTCTTCGTTACGTCTAAAAATCGTAAGACTGACTCAGATAGGGTTTCGATATTTTCACGTACTTCAACCTTCTTTTGTCGATTTAACCGGGTAACTTTTGCCTACCTCcttccccttttatttatttatttatttttttcatttttcttcttaatgctctttcctttctctcttcttcatatCCGATTACATATCGGCCTCGGGGATTCGATAAATATCAATATGATCCAAAACTCCAATGTTGATATGCTACTCTCTCTGTACAATATTGATACCAATCCAATGCAATATCGATCAACGTACTAATTTTGATAGTTTGATATCGAAACCAATACCATGACTAATATCGATTTGTGCAtatccaaaaaagaagaaaaaaaaaaatcctcaataAAATCACAATAGTATCAAATCATCGTCATGATATCATATCGCTAAATTGAAGTTATGATTTTATATCACCAAAGTAATAATTCATTGCATCACCAAATCGTCTTTATAACATCATATCGTGAAATGATACTTATCGGCTTTGGATCGGTatcaaccccctccccctcactttttttaataaatgtaTTATCCCAAACAAAGAACGGTTGAAAGGGTTCTTCCGGTAGTCGATTATATATAGGGCGGCTATTGAAAATCCACGCGTCCTTATAGAGATACAAGGATTTGATCCGGAACTCATCAAGGTACCACCAATACCATGCGTGTCTTGCAACCACAAAAAGTTTTTGAACTTGTCTTCTAAGTAAACGATGCTTCCATATATTATGTCTTTTAAATTAATTAGCTTCTAAAATGTAAAACTTCTTAGTCCAAACTTTTATATATGCCAAGCAAGCTTACATCTTCCAAGTtcacaaccaaaaaaaagttctaATATTTCAACATGGATAAGCCATTTTCCTTACTAATTTTGGTGTTTCTGGTACTCTCTCCTAATCTTCTCTTTCTACTGCAACGGCCTGTGACGGCCCTGCCTCTCTCCACCAACTCTCGTTGGATTGTCGATGAAAGTGGGCGAAGAGTGAAACTGGCATGTGTGAACTGGGCTTCACACCTTGAGCCCATGGTGGCCGAGGGTCTCAATAAGCAGCCTTTGGATGTGATTTCAAAGCAAATCATATCGATGGGATTTAATTGTGTTCGGCTTACCTGGCCACTCTTTATGCTCACCAACCATTCCTTAGCTTCCGTCACCGTCCGGCAGTCTTTCCAAAGCCTTGGCCTCCTCGAGTCCATCGCCGGCATCCAAGTAAACAACCCATCTCTGCTTGATCTTACCCTCATCCAAGCTTATCAGGTAAACTGTCATCTTTCATTAGTTGGTTGGTGCCAAAGAATCTATACCTAGCTTGCTGAGTGtcttgtctcttttgtttcaagtgTGTATAATTTAATTTGTGAATGAAAACTTAGGTGGTGGTATCTAATCTTGCGGACAACAACGTGATGGTGATACTGGACAACCATATTAGCAAGCCTGGTTGGTGTTGTAGTAACTTCGACGACAATGGCTTCTTTGGTGATCGATACTTCAACCCTGACCTATGGCTTCAGGGGTTAAGAGCAATTGCAACCATGTTCAATGGCACCGCCAATGTTGTTGCCCTGAGTCTAAGGAATGAGCTCCGGGGATCCAAGCAAAACGCAACAGCTTGGTACAGGTAACACACACATATTTAACAAAAGTTCCACCGTGCAGTATTAGAGTGAGTTTGAGATTGTCTgactgaatgacacctctataaaTGCTTTTAGAACTTAACACGTCCTTGTCTTATTTCTAAAAATATTTActtttagttttttaaaaaaataaataaaaatagtcaAACccgggtgtcaaaacctaatcAAACAGATCAAATTGGTCTGATTGACCCGAACCGATCCCTTATTGACTCAGCTTCAGTTTATGTTACTATTCGGTTTAGACTTGATTTGGGCTAAATCGATAACCCCCGATTAACCCAATCGATAGGACCAAACCTGAAACTGAAACCGACACCGAACCTTGAGAACACTACCTCCATATCCAAAACAGGCCATACCCGATTTTCAAACTGAACCATAAACCGTTTTGAAGCCAATAACACAAACCAAAATCGACACGAATCCAACCCCAACCGAAGCCAAAATCGAAAAGTCCTTTACCTGATTGACACACATATATatcttatctcaactaaatgggatcaacTACGTGGATCCTTGCTTTCAAATCAGCTTTTTGATACAAGGTCTAAGCCTAAACgtgtcttttctcaccacttgttttatgattattttaagCCTATCCCAGTCTCTTTTGGTTCCTTAATTTGAATCAAGTCACTTATTCATACCGGGACATCCCAAGGTCTCTGTTAGACATGATCATGTCATCTCAAACAACTCTTTCTTTCATCTAATGTTGtattttcaatgagggtaatctgtcatttcacataggaACTATGTTAAATATtgctatttttaattttttgaaaactcctTTAGTACTGAATTAAATATCTTTTAGataaaataagagataaaaaaaataagattacaaatcTATTGAATACGAAAATTCCATTAGAGTTATTGATTCTTCAACCCTTAATAGGTACATGCAAAAAGGAGCTGAGACTGTGCACGCTGCAAACCCTAATGTTCTTGTTATACTCTCTGGGTTAAATTATGACAAGGATTTTACATTCCTTCTCAAGCAACCAGTGAACTTAACCTTTACTGGGAAGCTAGTATTTGAGGTGCATTGGTATTCATTCTCGGATGGCGAGGCTTGGAAGAATGGAAACTCGAATCAGGTCTGTGGAAGTGTGGTGAATAATTTGATGCGAAAGGCTGGGTTTC
The nucleotide sequence above comes from Telopea speciosissima isolate NSW1024214 ecotype Mountain lineage chromosome 3, Tspe_v1, whole genome shotgun sequence. Encoded proteins:
- the LOC122656270 gene encoding glycosyl hydrolase 5 family protein-like encodes the protein MDKPFSLLILVFLVLSPNLLFLLQRPVTALPLSTNSRWIVDESGRRVKLACVNWASHLEPMVAEGLNKQPLDVISKQIISMGFNCVRLTWPLFMLTNHSLASVTVRQSFQSLGLLESIAGIQVNNPSLLDLTLIQAYQVVVSNLADNNVMVILDNHISKPGWCCSNFDDNGFFGDRYFNPDLWLQGLRAIATMFNGTANVVALSLRNELRGSKQNATAWYRYMQKGAETVHAANPNVLVILSGLNYDKDFTFLLKQPVNLTFTGKLVFEVHWYSFSDGEAWKNGNSNQVCGSVVNNLMRKAGFLLDQGWPLFVSEFGLDQRGTNVNDNRFLNCFFGVSAELDWDWALWTLAGSYYLREGVMGMEETYGLLNYGWSDIRNSSFLQRLSSLQTPFQGPEISNVRPHKIIVHPSTGLCVQRNSLGEPLSLGSCEESEAWSYTPQKTIVVKGTYLCLQADGWGKSAKLGIFCNDGNSKWEAISDSKMHLSSNLRNGSTVCLDIDSNNAVVTNPCKCLSRDHMCDPGGQWFKIVNSTRTMTSTTTTRLSLPNLYVKD